Proteins encoded by one window of Acidipropionibacterium virtanenii:
- a CDS encoding DEAD/DEAH box helicase yields the protein MRLAEALDDMLDGRPPVEADRGRRPAGWDSPGARPIDPDMALDHIERAVSRDGLTMYDHQEEAILEILTGSHVIVTTPTGSGKSLIAAVAHFACVAGGGRSYYTAPIKALVSEKFFDLCGIFGAARVGMVTGDASVNADAPIICCTAEILANIALREGRRAAVDQVVMDEFHFIGDPDRGWAWQVPLSELPQAQQVIMSATLGDVSQLAEDLTSATGRPTTVIAGVTRPVPLIYEWSIESDHDTVEQLVEEQKAPVYIVHPSQKAALERAQSLTSMKLVSTEERHGIAAEIADFRFSKGFGSTVRKFITSGIGVHHAGMLPKYRRLVETLAQQGRLKVICGTDTLGVGINVPIRTVMFIALTKFDGRRMRVLKSREFHQIAGRAGRAGFDSVGYVVAEAPEHVVANAKALAKAGDDPKKQRKVKKQKAPEGFINYDEETFKRLIASTPETLHARMRITDAMLLNLLSRDEDTVVAVRHLVDAATSSPAERKRLYRRAVQLGRALLRSGVVHRLDEPTPGGRRYAMNEDLQEDFALNQPLSAFAAEAIETLDPESATHALDVVSVIEATLDNPMTILYAQQRLARGEAIGELKAEGYDYEDRMAAVEDVEWPRPLGETLDALFEIFAPSHPWVPADALSPKSIVRDMYERAMTFGEFCAFYKVQRSEGLVLRYLTDAYRALRQTVPEAERTEELSDLISWLGEVIRTTDSSLIDEWEALTHPEEADEPEEVRPAHTFTSNQRAFRVALRNAMFRKVILAADDDFEGLAALEPEGSPMKARDWEEALGSYWDEHEEINDGPDARAPAMLVIENESGRRDSRIRLVRQIIDDPAGNHDWSITATVDLDECDEADDLVLRTRAFSRLD from the coding sequence GTGCGACTGGCCGAGGCACTGGACGACATGCTGGACGGCCGCCCGCCCGTCGAGGCCGACCGGGGACGCAGGCCCGCCGGCTGGGACTCCCCCGGCGCCCGGCCGATCGACCCGGACATGGCCCTGGATCACATCGAGAGGGCGGTGTCCCGCGACGGCCTGACGATGTACGACCACCAGGAGGAGGCGATCCTGGAGATCCTCACCGGGTCCCACGTCATCGTCACCACCCCGACCGGCTCGGGAAAGTCCCTCATCGCCGCGGTCGCGCACTTCGCCTGCGTGGCCGGAGGGGGTCGCTCCTACTACACCGCACCCATCAAGGCCCTGGTCAGCGAGAAGTTCTTCGACCTGTGCGGGATATTCGGCGCCGCCCGGGTCGGCATGGTCACCGGGGACGCCTCGGTGAACGCCGACGCCCCGATCATCTGCTGCACCGCCGAGATCCTCGCCAACATCGCGCTGCGCGAGGGCCGCCGCGCCGCCGTCGACCAGGTCGTGATGGACGAGTTCCACTTCATCGGCGACCCAGATCGCGGCTGGGCCTGGCAGGTGCCGCTCTCGGAGCTGCCCCAGGCCCAGCAGGTCATCATGAGCGCCACCCTGGGCGACGTCTCTCAACTCGCCGAGGACCTCACGTCGGCCACCGGGCGCCCGACCACCGTCATCGCCGGGGTCACCCGGCCGGTGCCGCTGATCTACGAGTGGTCGATCGAGTCCGACCACGACACCGTCGAGCAGCTCGTTGAGGAGCAGAAGGCCCCGGTCTACATCGTCCACCCCTCTCAGAAGGCGGCCCTGGAACGCGCCCAGTCGCTGACCTCGATGAAGCTGGTGAGCACCGAGGAACGTCACGGGATCGCCGCCGAGATCGCCGACTTCCGGTTCTCCAAGGGGTTCGGCTCCACGGTGCGCAAATTCATCACCTCGGGGATCGGCGTCCATCACGCCGGGATGCTGCCCAAGTACCGCCGGCTGGTGGAGACCCTGGCCCAGCAGGGGCGTCTCAAGGTGATCTGCGGCACCGACACCCTCGGCGTGGGCATCAACGTGCCGATCCGCACCGTGATGTTCATCGCCCTCACCAAGTTCGACGGGCGCCGGATGAGAGTGCTCAAGTCCCGCGAGTTCCACCAGATTGCGGGCCGGGCCGGGCGCGCCGGCTTCGACTCCGTCGGGTACGTGGTAGCCGAGGCCCCCGAGCACGTCGTCGCCAACGCGAAGGCCCTCGCCAAGGCCGGGGATGATCCCAAGAAGCAGCGCAAGGTCAAGAAGCAGAAGGCCCCCGAGGGATTCATCAACTACGACGAGGAGACCTTCAAGAGGCTCATCGCCTCGACCCCCGAGACGCTGCACGCCCGGATGCGGATCACCGACGCCATGCTGCTCAATCTTCTGTCGCGCGACGAGGACACCGTCGTCGCCGTCCGACACCTGGTCGACGCCGCCACCTCCAGTCCGGCCGAGCGCAAGCGTCTCTACCGCCGGGCCGTCCAGCTGGGCCGGGCCCTGCTGCGCTCCGGGGTGGTGCATCGTCTGGACGAGCCGACGCCGGGCGGGCGGCGCTACGCCATGAACGAGGACCTCCAGGAGGACTTCGCCCTCAATCAGCCGCTCTCCGCCTTCGCCGCCGAGGCCATCGAGACCCTCGATCCGGAATCGGCCACCCACGCCCTGGACGTCGTCTCGGTGATCGAGGCGACCCTCGACAACCCGATGACCATCCTCTACGCCCAGCAGCGGCTGGCCCGCGGAGAGGCCATCGGCGAGCTGAAGGCCGAGGGCTACGACTACGAGGACCGGATGGCCGCCGTCGAGGATGTCGAATGGCCCCGGCCGCTGGGCGAGACCCTCGACGCGCTCTTCGAGATCTTTGCACCGTCCCACCCCTGGGTGCCCGCCGACGCCCTGTCGCCGAAGTCGATCGTCCGCGACATGTACGAGCGGGCCATGACCTTCGGGGAGTTCTGCGCCTTCTACAAGGTGCAGCGCTCCGAGGGGCTGGTGCTGCGCTACCTCACCGACGCCTACCGGGCGCTGCGACAGACCGTGCCGGAGGCCGAGCGCACTGAGGAGCTGAGTGATCTCATCTCCTGGCTGGGCGAGGTGATCCGGACCACCGACTCGTCACTCATCGACGAGTGGGAGGCGCTCACCCATCCCGAGGAGGCCGACGAGCCCGAGGAGGTGCGCCCGGCCCACACCTTCACCTCCAACCAGCGGGCCTTCCGGGTGGCGCTGCGCAATGCGATGTTCCGCAAGGTGATCCTGGCCGCCGACGACGACTTCGAGGGGCTGGCCGCTCTGGAACCCGAGGGATCACCGATGAAGGCCCGTGACTGGGAGGAGGCGCTGGGCTCCTACTGGGACGAGCACGAGGAGATCAACGACGGGCCAGACGCCCGCGCTCCGGCGATGCTGGTGATCGAGAACGAGTCGGGACGCCGGGACTCCCGAATCAGGCTGGTGCGCCAGATCATCGACGATCCCGCGGGCAATCACGACTGGTCGATCACCGCCACCGTCGATCTGGACGAGTGCGACGAGGCCGACGACCTGGTGCTGCGCACCCGCGCGTTCTCAAGGCTGGATTGA
- a CDS encoding 2'-5' RNA ligase family protein — translation MSLSVCLLFDQRTDRALRALWGRLESIGVSTLLTHTHEKHLPHLSYAVLRSWDIDRVIEAVASLPASTPIPLHFDTVGHFHRGRAALIAAPCTDLLDRQKRMVSALTSTGADLHHYYLPGRWVPHTGLATHVRAAQLARMTSLAHDVLPLDATATGAAIIDSGTGLRHDLAIIP, via the coding sequence ATGTCCCTGTCGGTGTGCCTGCTCTTCGATCAGCGGACCGACCGCGCGCTGAGGGCCCTGTGGGGACGGCTGGAGTCGATCGGCGTCTCCACCCTGCTCACCCACACCCATGAGAAGCACCTGCCGCACCTGTCCTACGCCGTGCTGCGGAGCTGGGACATCGACCGGGTGATCGAGGCCGTGGCGTCACTGCCGGCCAGCACCCCGATCCCGCTTCACTTCGACACCGTGGGGCACTTCCACCGCGGCAGGGCTGCGCTGATCGCCGCGCCGTGCACCGACCTGCTGGACCGTCAGAAGAGGATGGTGTCCGCGCTGACGAGCACCGGCGCCGACCTGCACCACTACTACCTGCCAGGACGCTGGGTGCCGCACACCGGCCTGGCCACCCACGTGAGAGCCGCCCAACTGGCCAGGATGACCTCCCTGGCCCACGACGTCCTGCCTTTGGACGCCACCGCGACAGGCGCCGCCATCATCGACTCCGGGACGGGCCTGCGCCATGATCTCGCGATCATCCCCTGA
- a CDS encoding YbhB/YbcL family Raf kinase inhibitor-like protein, producing the protein MELTSTSIADGQPIDSRYAHPNVGGANVIPELSWTRGPVGTKSYAITIYDPDAPTGSGFWHWILADIPADVTGIPEGGPLPEGVRQWVNDAQEKGYSGPFPPPGPSHRYIHTVHAMPVEHLPVDDDAANVQVRFAIHTSEVARAGVTGTYQVD; encoded by the coding sequence GTGGAACTCACCAGTACCTCCATCGCCGACGGCCAGCCGATCGACAGCCGTTACGCCCACCCCAATGTGGGCGGCGCCAATGTGATCCCCGAGCTCTCGTGGACCCGGGGACCGGTCGGCACCAAGTCGTACGCCATCACCATCTACGATCCCGACGCCCCCACCGGATCGGGATTCTGGCACTGGATCCTCGCCGACATCCCGGCCGACGTCACCGGGATACCTGAGGGCGGACCACTGCCCGAGGGGGTGCGGCAGTGGGTCAATGATGCGCAGGAGAAGGGCTACTCCGGTCCCTTCCCGCCCCCCGGCCCCTCCCACCGCTACATCCACACCGTCCATGCCATGCCCGTCGAGCACCTGCCTGTCGACGACGACGCCGCCAACGTCCAGGTGAGGTTCGCCATCCACACCTCCGAAGTGGCACGGGCCGGCGTGACCGGCACCTATCAGGTCGACTGA
- a CDS encoding cutinase family protein, with product MGWKADPVASGKASTQPCASVLFIGVRGSGEEKPYGKTITGVRDGLAARWAGRGSVRQVWLDYPAVDPHTLKDDSLSALLFDEKMPSTKYFDSADIGATRLASLLRSQGKRCPSEWVVLAGYSQGAQAITSALAQTDVSARLAGAILAGNPSHYPGQNVQELSGSAPLTAVGLAALLYDLRAHAAAVGGSRDEQVKELIQATIDLHNGDQNLIELRSAMNRAKAVVPAGAYPATYSICQSGDPVCDAAPAMTRILSVQSTWEEELRKASSAHAVYTPAVMKSSLNATANRMNAVARAASKGHPVPRGQQVRVAVGRWGPLQIGVAVGAGVVGVALGFGAATLKGRCRRKSLARS from the coding sequence GTGGGCTGGAAGGCCGATCCGGTGGCGTCGGGGAAGGCGTCCACCCAGCCCTGCGCCTCGGTGCTCTTCATCGGGGTGCGCGGATCGGGCGAGGAGAAGCCCTACGGGAAGACCATCACCGGGGTGCGCGACGGCCTGGCCGCGCGCTGGGCCGGCCGCGGATCGGTGCGTCAGGTGTGGCTGGACTACCCGGCCGTCGACCCTCACACCCTCAAGGACGACTCGCTGAGCGCCCTACTCTTCGACGAGAAGATGCCCTCCACCAAGTACTTCGACTCGGCCGACATCGGCGCCACCAGACTCGCCTCACTGCTTCGCTCGCAGGGGAAGCGCTGCCCCTCCGAATGGGTGGTGCTCGCCGGCTACTCCCAGGGCGCCCAGGCCATCACATCGGCCCTCGCCCAGACCGATGTGAGCGCCCGTCTGGCCGGGGCGATCCTGGCCGGGAACCCGTCGCACTACCCGGGGCAGAACGTTCAGGAGCTCTCGGGCAGCGCCCCGCTCACCGCCGTCGGACTGGCCGCCCTGCTCTACGACCTGCGCGCCCACGCGGCTGCTGTCGGGGGCAGCCGCGACGAGCAGGTCAAGGAGCTCATCCAGGCCACCATCGATCTCCACAACGGCGACCAGAACCTCATCGAGCTGCGCAGCGCCATGAACCGGGCGAAGGCCGTGGTGCCGGCGGGCGCCTATCCCGCCACCTATTCAATCTGCCAGAGCGGTGATCCGGTCTGCGACGCCGCCCCGGCGATGACGCGCATCCTCTCGGTGCAGAGCACCTGGGAGGAGGAGCTCCGCAAGGCCAGCAGTGCGCACGCCGTCTACACCCCGGCGGTCATGAAGTCCTCGCTCAACGCCACCGCGAACAGGATGAACGCCGTCGCCCGGGCCGCGTCCAAGGGCCATCCGGTGCCCCGGGGCCAGCAGGTGCGGGTCGCGGTGGGTCGCTGGGGACCGCTGCAGATCGGGGTCGCGGTGGGCGCGGGCGTCGTCGGAGTGGCGCTGGGCTTCGGGGCGGCGACGCTGAAGGGACGATGCCGGCGCAAGTCTCTCGCCAGATCCTGA
- a CDS encoding aldo/keto reductase encodes MKYRNLGPYKASAISYGNMPLSIEGRPDRATAIDVIHAALDAGVTHIDTAWAYYPSGEEPQYGEGLAAEALASWDGDRSEITIATKVGHYRNFTDGEPTWGVDDEPDHLKQNAHESARALGVDTIDLLYSHRPSPDVPYEKVIGALADLLDEGFARVVGISNANEEQIRLAHRILGDRLVAVQNQFSPGFRSSEPEIDVTGELGLAFVAWSPLGGYRKPLDEPKFAPFQQVADARGISRAQVILAWELAKAPHVIPIPGSHRSATILDSLKAADLDLTDEELALLG; translated from the coding sequence TTGAAGTACCGCAATCTCGGCCCCTACAAGGCCAGCGCCATCTCCTACGGCAATATGCCGCTGTCGATCGAGGGACGTCCCGACCGCGCCACCGCCATCGACGTCATCCACGCCGCCCTGGATGCCGGCGTCACCCATATCGACACCGCCTGGGCCTACTACCCTTCGGGCGAGGAGCCGCAGTACGGCGAGGGACTTGCCGCGGAGGCCCTGGCCAGCTGGGACGGCGACCGGTCGGAGATCACCATCGCCACCAAGGTGGGCCACTACCGCAACTTCACCGACGGCGAGCCCACCTGGGGCGTCGACGACGAGCCCGACCACCTCAAGCAGAACGCCCACGAGTCCGCCCGAGCGCTGGGCGTCGACACTATCGATCTGCTGTACTCCCACCGCCCCTCCCCCGACGTCCCCTACGAGAAGGTGATCGGCGCGCTGGCCGACCTGCTCGACGAGGGATTCGCCAGGGTCGTCGGCATCTCCAACGCCAACGAGGAGCAGATCCGGCTCGCGCACCGGATCCTCGGCGACCGGCTGGTCGCGGTCCAGAACCAGTTCTCCCCCGGTTTCCGCAGCTCCGAGCCGGAGATCGACGTCACCGGTGAGCTGGGCCTGGCCTTCGTGGCCTGGAGCCCGTTGGGCGGTTACCGCAAACCCCTCGACGAGCCGAAGTTCGCCCCCTTCCAGCAGGTGGCCGACGCCCGCGGCATCTCCCGCGCGCAGGTGATCCTGGCATGGGAGCTGGCCAAGGCACCCCATGTGATCCCGATCCCCGGATCGCACCGCAGCGCCACCATCCTGGACTCCCTCAAGGCCGCCGATCTGGACCTGACCGATGAGGAGCTCGCCCTCCTCGGCTGA
- a CDS encoding CHAP domain-containing protein has protein sequence MLALIAGGAATSTARAETLDEKQQRLQQALDVSKASLRNSRDEAASSQVDLTTSQTRLATQQQLLSQATADADAARSRDQLLGTRLKTAQNALAKADKDVADGKTRLATERRHYTTSMNRLVQQSSPLQSLALITTNTDAATMAQRAQWSRVAVNVSHDQVDKVSRLVTRLQTAQKTQAAATKQAAQRKKESADHLRTTTSIEAEASDAADAVAATVALNTAAAENAQAQLEADQDATTTIQTQIDTTTRQIAEAKAEAARKAAEERAAKAAAEKAARQKAEAAEKAARQKAEAARKAAEERAAKAAAAQKAAAARAAKLEAQKAAQEKARKAAAARTAAQKAAARAAAAKAAAKEKAARQKAVAASNKAARAAASSERRKNTSTKKSSSSKKSSSSSSRAKRSSYTAGSYSAVANYNGVDPWGFYWGQCVSYAAWKVRTTTSWSNFQNYTNGVHFGNAVNWGYAARQIGVRVDTSPSVGSVAWRTSGSAGHVAWVTAVHGDGTIDVAEYNYLVSSGFDTRTRVNWSAGGSQGFVGFIHF, from the coding sequence GTGCTCGCCCTGATCGCAGGAGGCGCGGCGACCAGCACCGCCAGAGCCGAGACTCTCGACGAGAAGCAGCAGCGCCTGCAACAGGCGCTGGATGTGTCCAAGGCCTCCCTGCGGAACAGCAGGGACGAGGCCGCCAGCAGCCAGGTGGACCTCACCACCTCACAGACCCGGCTCGCCACCCAGCAGCAGCTGCTCAGCCAGGCGACCGCCGACGCCGATGCCGCCAGATCCCGGGACCAGCTCCTCGGCACCCGGCTGAAGACCGCCCAGAACGCACTGGCGAAGGCCGACAAGGACGTCGCCGACGGCAAGACCCGCCTGGCCACCGAGAGACGGCATTACACGACGTCGATGAACCGACTCGTCCAGCAGTCCAGCCCACTCCAGAGCCTGGCCCTCATCACCACCAACACCGACGCCGCCACCATGGCCCAGCGGGCCCAGTGGTCGCGGGTGGCGGTCAACGTCAGCCACGATCAGGTCGACAAGGTCTCACGCCTGGTCACCCGCCTCCAGACCGCCCAGAAGACACAGGCCGCCGCCACCAAGCAGGCGGCCCAGCGCAAGAAGGAGTCCGCCGACCACCTGCGCACCACCACCAGCATTGAGGCGGAGGCGTCCGACGCCGCGGATGCCGTCGCAGCGACCGTCGCCCTCAACACCGCAGCGGCCGAGAACGCCCAGGCCCAGCTGGAGGCCGACCAGGACGCCACCACGACGATCCAGACCCAGATCGACACCACCACCCGGCAGATCGCCGAGGCCAAGGCCGAGGCCGCCCGCAAGGCCGCCGAGGAACGGGCCGCCAAGGCAGCCGCCGAGAAGGCGGCCAGGCAGAAGGCAGAGGCCGCCGAGAAGGCGGCCAGGCAGAAGGCGGAGGCCGCCCGCAAGGCCGCCGAGGAACGGGCCGCCAAGGCAGCCGCCGCCCAGAAGGCCGCCGCCGCGAGGGCGGCGAAGCTCGAGGCTCAGAAGGCCGCCCAGGAGAAGGCTCGGAAGGCCGCCGCGGCGAGGACCGCGGCCCAGAAGGCCGCTGCCCGAGCTGCTGCCGCGAAGGCCGCCGCCAAGGAGAAGGCGGCGCGCCAGAAGGCCGTCGCCGCCTCCAACAAGGCCGCCAGGGCGGCGGCCAGCTCCGAGCGCCGCAAGAACACCAGCACCAAGAAGTCCAGCTCCTCCAAGAAGTCGAGTTCGTCGAGCTCGAGAGCCAAGAGGTCCTCCTACACCGCGGGCTCCTACTCCGCCGTCGCCAACTACAACGGCGTCGACCCATGGGGCTTCTACTGGGGCCAGTGCGTCTCGTACGCCGCCTGGAAGGTCCGCACCACCACCTCCTGGTCGAACTTCCAGAACTACACCAACGGGGTACATTTCGGGAACGCCGTGAACTGGGGATACGCCGCCCGCCAGATCGGCGTGCGGGTGGACACCAGCCCGTCGGTGGGTTCGGTCGCCTGGCGCACCAGCGGCTCCGCCGGGCACGTCGCCTGGGTCACCGCGGTACACGGCGACGGGACGATCGACGTCGCCGAGTACAACTACCTGGTGTCCAGCGGCTTCGACACCCGCACCAGGGTGAACTGGAGCGCCGGAGGCTCCCAGGGGTTCGTCGGATTCATCCACTTCTGA
- a CDS encoding fluoride efflux transporter FluC has product MIWLVVALAGGVGAASRFLMDTVIARHNRLNTPLGTIVINVTACFILGVATGLGLDHTMTASWTAVIGTGFCGGYSTFSTASVEGARLFLSGRARAGLVHAGGMLVLGTAAAGLGMLIG; this is encoded by the coding sequence ATGATCTGGCTGGTCGTTGCGCTGGCCGGGGGAGTGGGGGCCGCCAGCCGCTTCCTGATGGACACCGTGATCGCACGGCACAATCGTCTCAACACACCGTTGGGGACGATCGTCATCAACGTGACCGCGTGCTTCATCCTGGGCGTGGCGACGGGCCTGGGGCTGGACCACACGATGACGGCGTCATGGACGGCGGTCATCGGCACCGGGTTCTGCGGGGGCTACTCGACCTTCAGCACGGCGTCAGTAGAAGGGGCGCGGCTGTTCCTGTCGGGTCGGGCCCGGGCGGGCCTGGTGCATGCGGGCGGGATGCTCGTGCTGGGCACTGCGGCGGCCGGCCTGGGGATGCTCATCGGGTGA
- a CDS encoding fluoride efflux transporter FluC, with protein MWALALLVGAGGCLGTLVRALLEGAFGAGHGHFPAMTLAINLVGSAVLGLLLEGLARTGEDAGIRKAVRLGVGTGVIGGFTTYSTFAVETDRLLGGGSPVLGLVYAVVSVSAGLVCAAAGILCARGIFKTRPMEGEGR; from the coding sequence ATGTGGGCTCTGGCGCTGCTGGTGGGGGCGGGGGGATGCCTCGGCACCCTTGTCAGGGCGCTTCTGGAAGGGGCCTTCGGGGCCGGGCACGGCCACTTCCCGGCGATGACCCTGGCGATCAACCTGGTCGGATCCGCGGTGCTCGGCCTGCTGCTGGAGGGGCTGGCCCGGACCGGTGAGGACGCCGGGATCCGCAAGGCCGTCCGGCTCGGCGTCGGAACCGGTGTGATCGGCGGGTTCACCACCTACTCGACCTTCGCCGTGGAGACCGACCGGCTGCTGGGAGGCGGTTCGCCCGTGCTCGGTCTCGTCTACGCCGTGGTCTCCGTATCCGCAGGGCTGGTGTGCGCCGCCGCCGGGATCCTCTGCGCCCGCGGGATCTTCAAGACGCGACCGATGGAGGGGGAGGGCCGATGA
- a CDS encoding universal stress protein produces MAERSVPQPGLERLVDFRSGPVIAGFSPGQHPLVAVTAARLAESLGGDVVHLAFVDTNRYTVEEFGDGTVRHAPIDPDAEARDWRSIREELEDQAAAVFADSGVGIDWRLWYLAGRPDRSLTHLARALDASVFVVGSRSHKPGRRFRELAEGSVSNHLAHHQHRPVLTVPIEVVDWKDARTPWRP; encoded by the coding sequence ATGGCAGAGCGGTCCGTCCCGCAGCCGGGACTTGAGCGGCTGGTCGATTTCAGGTCCGGGCCGGTGATCGCCGGGTTCTCCCCGGGCCAGCATCCGCTGGTGGCGGTGACGGCGGCGAGGCTGGCGGAGTCGCTGGGTGGCGACGTCGTCCATCTGGCCTTCGTCGACACGAACCGCTACACCGTCGAGGAGTTCGGCGACGGAACGGTCCGTCACGCCCCGATCGACCCCGACGCCGAGGCCCGGGACTGGCGTTCCATCCGTGAAGAGCTGGAGGATCAGGCCGCGGCGGTGTTCGCCGATTCGGGCGTGGGGATCGACTGGAGACTGTGGTATCTGGCCGGTCGTCCGGACCGCTCCCTGACCCACCTGGCACGGGCCCTGGACGCCTCGGTGTTCGTCGTCGGATCGCGCTCCCACAAGCCTGGACGCCGGTTCCGGGAGTTGGCGGAGGGGTCGGTGTCCAACCACCTGGCCCACCATCAGCACCGGCCGGTGCTCACCGTGCCCATCGAGGTCGTCGACTGGAAGGACGCCCGTACACCGTGGAGACCGTGA
- the eno gene encoding phosphopyruvate hydratase yields the protein MPTITTLNALEILDSRSRPTVKVVLTLDDGTRAQAQVPSGASTGTREAVELRDGDQSRYRGLGVRTAVANVTGPIAREIIGRPFDSLETLDRALIALDGTEHKSGLGANAILGVSMAFARALATSAGQELFEFLPSVGSQTPRMPVPCFNVLNGGVHAANPLDFQEFMICPLGAPTMAEAVRAGSEIYGALRSQLADAGHPVGLGDEGGFAPDIAQPEEVLDVIVAAIRAAGYTPGRDGVAIAMDPASSEFRADDGTYVVAGEHFTSDQMIDRYQAIVDSYPVWLLEDGLAEDDWDGWARLTGRLGDRIELVGDDIFCTNPAIIGQGIEKGVASASLIKLNQIGSVSETLEAMRVCADAGYRQFMSHRSGETPDTFIADLAVATGCGHIKAGAPARGERVAKYNRLIEISAAHPELPYGLPD from the coding sequence ATGCCCACCATCACCACCCTGAACGCCCTGGAGATCCTTGACTCCCGGAGCCGCCCGACGGTCAAGGTCGTCCTGACCCTGGACGACGGCACCCGCGCACAGGCCCAGGTGCCCTCCGGAGCCTCGACCGGCACCCGCGAGGCCGTGGAACTGCGCGACGGCGACCAGTCCCGGTACCGGGGCCTGGGCGTCCGGACGGCCGTCGCCAACGTCACCGGCCCCATCGCCCGGGAGATCATCGGGCGGCCGTTCGACTCGCTCGAGACGCTGGACCGGGCCCTCATCGCCCTGGACGGCACCGAGCACAAGTCCGGGCTCGGCGCCAACGCGATCCTGGGGGTCTCGATGGCCTTCGCCCGCGCCCTGGCGACATCCGCCGGGCAGGAGCTGTTCGAGTTCCTGCCGTCCGTCGGCTCCCAGACGCCGCGCATGCCCGTGCCGTGCTTCAACGTTCTCAACGGCGGGGTCCACGCCGCCAATCCGCTGGACTTCCAGGAGTTCATGATCTGCCCGCTGGGAGCCCCGACGATGGCCGAGGCGGTCCGGGCGGGCTCTGAGATCTACGGGGCTCTCAGATCGCAGCTGGCCGACGCCGGCCACCCGGTCGGTCTGGGCGACGAGGGCGGCTTCGCCCCCGACATCGCCCAGCCCGAGGAGGTGCTCGACGTCATCGTGGCGGCCATCCGCGCGGCCGGCTACACGCCGGGCCGCGACGGTGTGGCGATCGCCATGGACCCGGCCTCCTCGGAGTTCCGCGCCGACGACGGCACGTACGTGGTGGCCGGGGAGCACTTCACCTCCGATCAGATGATCGACCGCTACCAGGCCATCGTCGACAGCTACCCGGTCTGGCTGCTGGAGGACGGGCTGGCGGAGGACGACTGGGACGGCTGGGCCCGTCTCACCGGTCGGCTGGGAGACCGGATCGAGCTGGTCGGCGACGACATCTTCTGCACCAATCCGGCCATCATCGGGCAGGGCATCGAGAAGGGCGTGGCCAGCGCCTCGCTGATCAAGCTCAACCAGATCGGCTCGGTCTCCGAGACCCTCGAGGCCATGCGGGTCTGCGCGGATGCGGGATACCGGCAGTTCATGTCGCACCGCTCGGGAGAGACTCCCGACACCTTCATCGCCGACCTGGCAGTCGCCACCGGATGCGGGCACATCAAGGCCGGGGCGCCGGCCCGAGGAGAGCGGGTGGCCAAGTACAACCGGCTCATCGAGATCTCCGCCGCCCATCCGGAGCTGCCCTACGGCCTCCCCGACTGA
- a CDS encoding universal stress protein has translation MRVLAWIAPATWPAVVDALLDHHGDDEITLVAAADAYADFPAGRLGGLLGRRHRDVDAQDSGLVQEMARDVLAQAAGKLGDDVGTTVLIGPTERVITEAAADADHLVMARDGDRSRLGPPSLGAHTRFVIDHAPCTVELVWPGQAPGLSTIPPPPDDARQRQPRGRSDA, from the coding sequence ATGAGAGTCCTCGCCTGGATCGCCCCCGCCACCTGGCCGGCGGTCGTCGATGCCCTCCTCGACCACCACGGGGACGATGAGATCACGCTGGTCGCCGCCGCCGACGCCTACGCCGATTTCCCGGCCGGGCGCCTCGGCGGCCTGCTGGGGCGCCGACACCGCGACGTCGACGCCCAGGACTCCGGACTGGTCCAGGAGATGGCCCGCGATGTGCTGGCGCAGGCGGCGGGGAAGCTGGGCGACGACGTCGGCACCACGGTCCTCATCGGGCCGACCGAACGGGTGATCACCGAGGCCGCCGCCGATGCCGACCACCTGGTGATGGCCCGCGACGGGGATCGGAGCCGACTGGGCCCGCCGAGCCTGGGAGCGCACACGAGATTCGTCATCGACCACGCCCCCTGCACCGTCGAGCTGGTCTGGCCCGGCCAGGCACCCGGCCTGAGCACCATCCCGCCTCCCCCCGACGACGCCAGGCAGCGTCAGCCCCGCGGGCGCAGCGACGCATAG